CAAGGTAAGACCCGGAGTGGCGCTTAGGACTCTGAGTCCCGCCGGGCTCCGCGCTGTCGGGCTTTGAGTCGCGTTTCTTTGTGGTGTTACTCACCGGCGTTGGGATCTGAGACGGTCGGGCTGAGGTGCCGTCTGCGCTGCTTTTCCTTGGGCTCGGGTTGTAATTAAAAGGGCTCACCCTGGCCGCGACAGTCCCACTTGGTGAACTGTGCTTGCTTGAGCTGCTAGAACTAAACGGGGTACGCTCAGCTATAGAACTTTCATTAGTCTCGGATGCAGGGACAGGGTTATTACTTTGTCCCGGCTTTGCCTCAGTTCCTTTTTGGTCTGGGGGATCTACCTGAATAAAGGAATTCAGGCGGTTTTCCAGACCCATGGTGCGTATGGGGGCGCTACCATTGCTCACATTTTGTTTTCCCTGATTATCTTTTGAATCTTTAGGGTTCGGGTTTCCCTTTTCTGAAACAGTGTCAATCACGGGGGGAGTATTTCCTGTTGGAGATCTTCCAGATCTAGGGTTGTTAATGGGGCAATCCTCAATTCTTACCCAAACATCCTCTGTTTTAGAAACAGCAGGTGCCATTTGATAAATCAGAGTCTTTGATTCAGCACCATTTGTAGCACCTGAAGAAGTGGTCTGAGAAGTACTACTTGTGGGagaaatttcactttcttttatttttctccatgttCCTTTTGTGGAtacctggttttctttagtttGTTTGCTTCCTGAAATAGAGTTCACATGTTTCTCGTCctcactttttgccttttcactaGATTCTGATGAAGCAGAAAGAATTGAGGATGAACTTCCAGTTCTTCTCCAAGTGCTTACTCGAGGAAGTGATGACGAGTGTTTGCTGTGCTCACGTTTCCAGGTCCCTGACCTATTGATGGGAAGTCTGGAAGGACTTTCGGAATGAGAGCGTGCTATATCATGGCGCTTTACTGGTCTTCCATCATTATACTCTATGGTGGGACTGAGGTTAGGTGGGAGTTTTCGCCATCCACCAGACTGAACAGACGAATGTGTAGATAGAGACATATCAGGAAGGGAAGGACTTAAAACTGGAGTATGTGCCTGGGACCGTGTTGGAGAATCGGGTCTAGAAGACGGAGAAAGAGATTCAAATGAAGCAGATTCCTCCAGTTTTCTCCTTAGGGTTGGGCTTGGAGCTTCTTTGATGAAAGTTGATTGGCGTACTAATACAGGTCTCTCTGACCTATCGGATTCACTTCCACTTGACTTTGTTGAAGACATTCTAGAAAGTTCTACTTTTTTATTGGATCCATTACTATTACTCATTTGATTTAGCCCTTTGGAGGCAGATTCACTTCTTGGGATACCACTGCCATTCTTGGATAAGCCCGTTTGTTTGGTGAGGTTCTGCTGGCTCATCTGTCTGCCAGGAGATGTGTAAGACATTTTCCCAGAACCTGAGGACTTAGTTGAAGCAGTACTAGGGGATGACGTCCTTGGTAGTTGAGATAATTTGTTAGGGGGACTTATTCCATTTCTACCAGGAGAGATTGAGTTTCGCCCTGGAGACTGCATTGGTCTACTTAATGGTTGCTGGGCAGGTCTTGAAGGAGTGGAATCTCTAGATCCTGATCTAGAAGGTCCTTTGTTTGATCCCGCTGTCTGGGATGCCTGCCTTGTAACAGGGCTTAATTCTGACTTCACTGATGGCTTGGTTCCTCTGGGAGAAGTGGTAGCCGCCTGACCTTCGCTAGGGCTTTTGGAGGCTGGAGTCTTGAGGGGTGGGCCTTTTTTAGAAACTGGGCTTGTACTTGAAGAGCTATTCCGAACTCCTGGAATATGAATCATTGTCCTACCTCGAGAGATTGCAGGCATGTTTGTTTGAAGGGGTTGTTTCATTTGGCTCGAAATTTCCGAATTAGACCGAACTTTCCCAGTAATCAAACTTTTATAAACCTTTTTGCctccttttattcctttattttcagATTCTAGTTTTTTAGTTTCCAATGTACTTTTCTCCCCAGGTTTTAGAATTCGTGGGCCTTTATTACTCGTAAAGGGTTTTTCTTCTTGATCAGGTGTAAGATGAAATGGTGATCCCAGAGAGATGCCCGATTTCAGTGAAAGGATGGAATCTGAATCAGACGAAGCTTGTCGAGATAAACATGCGGCAGCAGCAGCTTGATGTAAACTACTTACTATGGAATTTGCACCTTCCTGAATAGCTTTCCAATCAAAATTTTCTGAATCTGGGGATAAACCATGTTCTGAATCTGGTCTCTGTATATCTTTCAAATCGAGTGTCAAATCTTCTGCTAATATGCCACCCATATTTCTGGGACTATGCTTTTCATTATCAGCCTTGAGCCTtgaaggctttttcttttttggcattgCAGAACTTATGCATTCCTGCAGCAGGTCATCTTCAGAATCAATACTAAGAGAACTGAGAGAACTGTTTCTTGAGAAACAGACAGGGGTATCTTCAACGTGAAATGATTTAGGAGCATAACCTGATGCCTGGGGTTTACTTGCTTCTCCCTGTGAGTCAGGGGGCTCTGTCTCTTTGATAGGTTCattttccttgttgttgttgttttcctgatCAATGTCACTAAGAGAGCTTAGAGAGGAATTTCGAGAAAAGCAAACTGGAGTATTTTCAATAGCAAAATTCTGTAATTTCTCATCTGTTGCTGCCCCTCTGTCTGGTATATCTTTGGAGGACTGGGGAAAAGTGGACTGCTTCTGCAGCACGGATTTAGACTGACCTCTATTTATTGGCTGCTTTGTAACAGCTGGTGTCTTATTAGCTGATTGTTGGTTTGAGGTTAGTTCTGTGTGGTTGGTCACTTTAGCTTCtgattctttattttccttcccctttcttaATTCAGCCTTTTCCCTGGAAAggtcaacatcatcatcatcaaaatcTAGAGAACTCAAAGAGTCATTtcgtgaaaaacagtatggagtgcCTTCAATGGGTGTGTAATGATGAGGTGAATCAAAAGTAAAACTTCCTCTGACTCTGTCTTCATTATTTGGCAGTTTATCATTGAAGTCCTTGGAATTATTTTTCAAGTGCTGTTTCTttgaatctttgttttctgagaaatttctttcagcatttaaattattttttgagtcTGTATTTTTTCTTACACGTGTCCTGTATTCAGTATTTTGTGGTATAGGTTTTACTGGTGAAGTAGGTTTCTTTGTCTTACCATCTAATTGATTTTTGTTAGTTCCAGATGAAGACATAGATGCTTGTTGGACCTGGTCCATAATCTTTTTCACACGGAAAGGCTTGTGACTTTTTCCTTTGGGCATAGCAGAATTAATGCATTCTGCAAGAATATCACCTTCTTCTGTTTTATTGTCATCTAGTTCAGGTACAGTGACAGATGAGGCTTTCCCTCTTTGAGCCTCATCTGTACTTCTGCCTTCAGTAGGAATGGTATCTCGTTTTTCAAATTCACTTGATTGTGCCCCTGCTCTaaccccttctccagcagctaACTCATTTGGAGGGGATTCTATCGTTAGATCACTCAGAGATGTAGCTGTGGAAAAGTTTATAGGTGTCCCTTCTACACAATACACCCGTGGCATATCATCTCCTGGTGTAAAACTAACATGCTTTTGTGCCTGTAACCTGTTTTGTGACGGCAGAAGTTTGTATACAGGCAGCTGACTTGGTTTCCTTGCCACAGGTGGAGGTAATTTCGAAGTAGTCTGGGCTGGTTTTTTGGCTTTGCGTGAAGATTTTGTTGGCATGGCAGAAATTATACACTCTTCTAGTATTTCAATATCATCATCATCTGACTCatctaaaatatctttttcagAGTCAGTGggtttttctgcctctttttcctGGTTTTCATTTGATTCTTCAGGCTGCTCACTTTCTGTTTCATTCCCGTTGTCATTTTCCTGAACTGGAGGCATTATTCTTAGTTCCACATCTTTCTGAATAAATGGCTCATCAAGGCTCAGAGCACTCAGGCTAGATGAACAAGAAAAACCATCAGGAGTACTCTCTGTGGCAAAATGTAACAAAGTATCAGCATCTGGAAGAACCTGGACCCTCTGTACTGCAGCATTTACGGCAGCTTGCTTAGGtccactttctctcttttcagCACTAGGTGCTTTAGTTTTAGGTACTTCTTGCTTTGTCTGAACTGtctgaggaggagggggaggaggaggaggggtttTACTTCTGCTTGGTGGCATGGTTTGTCCAGGGCTATCTGGGAGGTCACTGGGGCTTATAATGCCACTCACCATTCCACTGCAGGGTTCACTCTGAACGGAGCTGGCAATTGAGCGACTCTCAAAACTATCGAGTGAACTGACTGAAGTACATCTGCTAAACATGAGTGGGGTCTCCTGAACGTAGTGCTCTGGTGGACTTTTGGGTGTCTGAGCACCACTCTTGGAAGGAGATTTGGCCCCTGAAGAAAATTCAACAGCTTTGTGCCTAGCTGACTCTGAAGACAGACCAGAAGCCTGGAGTCTGCTGGATTTGGTTCTAACGTGCTGTGACACTGCTGGAACTTTACTCACAGAATCTTCATTTGGCCTAGGTCCGCTGTTGTCCTTGATTTCGGCTATTTGCAGAGAGTTAGCGGGATCTGCTTCCTGTGTGGTCTGGTCACACCCTATTTCATCTTCAGCAGATGACAAAGATGATAATGAACTGCATCTCGAAAAACATATTGGGGTATCTTCTACACAGTAAGTCTGTATTGTTTCTTGGTTGATAGAGGGAACTTTGCAAGAGGAAGAGGTGGCTTTTGGGGTCTGACTACTTCTGCTTTGTGCTGAGCTTGGATGCAGCTGATTCTGCCTTTTGGCATTAGATGAAGGTGTGGAAGTATTCTCGCTGCTTGAAGAGATGTGTTCAGTTTTTGTGCTCTGTCCAGATGAATTCTTTGAGAATGAAAATGCCGGTTTCTGTGAAGAAGGAATGTCTGTGGTGTATTTTAAACTATAATCAATGGGCTGATCCACGTGATGTTTTTCTTCACTGTATTTTATGCTATAATTGGTTggtctctcttcttcctcatgCTGCCCTTCCTCAGAGTAACGTTCACTGTAGTTGGTTGGTTTATCATCTTCATAGTCATCTTCTTGACACAAAGACTGGTTCACATTTTGACTAATTCCATGATTAGAGCCTACTCGATTTGGTTCAGATCCATTGGCTGCTCTTGACCTGTACGGGGAAACACATTCTTGCTGCCCAAAGTGTGGTTGGAACTTGAGATGTTTATCATCAGTGCTCTCAGGATATACAGGATAAGCTGTGCTTTGACTCCTTGATTGTCTCTGCTCATTCggttttatttcatcttctagTATATGTTTGGGTCTTGCCCATCTTTCATTCTGTGAAGGGCTCTGCCTCCCAGAGTTCAACTGTTCATCGGAATATTTAAGACTATAATTTATTGGTGTATCTAGTTCTCCATCATTATCATCCATATGATTTGCACTATGTATTTTATGGGCTAGGTCAGCTGGATACTGACCATAGCTGCAGAATTTACTTTCATCATCTTCAGAATAGGATTCAATTGAAGGTTTCATCTGACCTCTTTTACCATAACCATCACTACTGCTGACACTATTTAAACTATCATTTGAAGACCTCTTATATTCTACTTTGGCATATGGTATTGGACATgttctgtttgagttttctgactTGGTAAAGCTGTAAGTGTTGGCATGTGTGTGGGCGGTAGAGCTTCTTCTCAGTGCATTCCTCTCATCTGTCCCACAGTGTAGTTCTGTGGTCGACCCAGAACTCCTGTCTTCCTGGGAGGTGTGAATGGCTGATACTTCTTCCATGACTTTGGCAATCTGGGCTGCAGTGGTAGAAATCTGCAAACCTCGTTTTGAAGAGGTTCCTGGATTTTCTGTTGCTGGGTGGTAGTTGCCTAGGCTAATACCTCGTTCTCTCTCCAAACTTCTATCTTTCTCAGAACGAGAGCTATCTAAACTTCCTCTTGATGAAGAAGAGCTGGGCAATACTGTAGTATTTAAATACGGTGACAGGACAGTCATGTTTCCAGTATTAAAATTGTCTGACCTGTTATCATCATGTCGGTTGCTGTCAAAAACATAGTCACCATAAAGATTTTGCTTGTGTCTCTGCTTGCTACGATGAGATGCCTTGGGACTTAAATTGTCAATATTGTCAAAAGTTTCTGATAAATGCTGAGCATCTAATTCGGCTTCCAGGGCCTTTTGTTTCCTGACATGAAGAGAAGGCAGACTTGAACCAGGAGACATGATATTGGCATCTTTATACTTTGCaggtctatttgccatgagattCCTTAAAGCTGCAGCACTTCCCATAGCAATCATCTTGTGCTTTGAATGAATGAGGTTCTTGAGCATGCTGACTGCTCCCATGTCCCACAATGCTTCCTGGTCTTTAGGGTTTCTTGCTGAGAGATTCCACAAGGTTCCGCACGCATTACTAACTATTGTCAAACTGTGAGATTTCAAGTGTTGTAATAAGGTCTGTAAGCAATTATTCTCTCTTAGGATTtgcctgaaataaaaataagatattacAAAAGTAAGGTAAAAATCTGTTTGCAGtgacaaataaaaggaaagagaacaaaTTTAAGTCTAAAGATAACTGCTAAAACTTGTAACAACAGGCATAATAAAACTACAccaaattatattataaatttcaaGCACTGCCCATCTCCTTTTGTTCTACCTTAGTTCATttaatgtttattgttttatagTACTCATCTGTCAgactaaaagataaaaatgttcagTTTCATCAATTCTGCATTTCCTATTCTGACCTAACAGCTTTAAAACTTTTTGAAGCAAATATATATCTACTTTACATAGTGACAGAGTTTCTCAGTTTACTGAGTATAAATATATTATGGAATCTTAGCTGAACAGGGAGTCTGGTAATTTAACATCTGGGTGGGTTCCACAATGTTGACAACAGAGACATCTCAGAAGAGGTAGAGAGAAGAATTAACTGATAGATCTTTACAAAGTCAGGGAGCACACTGTAAGCTCAGGTCAGCAAAATGACTTTTAGATAATCTCTCTCTGGTTTGAATTTGTAATACTGATATTCCCCCTTGTAAGTGGTTTTGGGCAAATGGTGTGTGtagtttttctaaaaataaagtgaaagttttaaaaacatttaaaaacaagagtTGAGAGTCAGCATAATGAATATTAGGATCTGAAGAGCTATGGCTTATTTAATGCATGGTAGAATGAAGTTTAATGAGAGCATAGTCAGCTCTAGTGGGCTTTAAAACTGATAGGCAAAAAGGTACAATAAGCTTTAGCATGGCAGCGCTCTCTCTGCAGTCCAGCAGACACCTGAGTGCTTACTAAGTTTAAGAGTTCTTCCATGAGAAGAGGATAGGGCTGTAAGGCTTGTAGTTTGTGCATCaaaaacttacagaaaagatGTTTACACTGTTTACAAAGCCCTTTTACTACAAGTACcccatagtcttttttttttttttaatgagagaagAACAATacaggataaaataaataaatacactgtgAAAGATACTATATTTTTGCTGAGATAAGGCAAAGCTCAAGTTCTGAAAATGTATGCCTTGCATGTGAGGTGCTCTGTTAGGTTTCACAGTTACAATAAATTGGACGAACGGCTGCTGGCTGAAAAACATTTTGATTACTGATATTATGGCTCCACAAGAAAAATGTGAATCATTGTACTTTCTGGATCATGACCATAAGTTTTTTTTATAACCTCATATTTCCTTAATCCACACTACATATAGGAAAGGATTTTGTTCTCTGTAATATTTAtggctttcattttttattctacACATGGGTTATATCTCTCAAGTATCACTGGTTTATTTTTAGACATCTTTGTGATACTATGAACTTTTATTAGCATAAATGTTAATGAATAAATCAGGTATTAATAGTTATAGTTTCATTGTCATAAATGTAATTTGGCTCAGAACTTGCATAATTACACAAAACACTGCTCAGTTAAGTCTTTCTGAAGATGAATCTTACAAATTCATTTAAAAGTAACATAAAACTGTATTTACCTGTGGTCCTCATTTGTAGCTATCAAGCTGGATACATTCCGTAATATCCCACCTCCACTTTCAATAATGGCTAAAGTATTTGTCTGGCTGCGATAAGTGAGAGTGCCAACCAGAAAGGCAAGCGCACCACCTACAGCACATATGTCAGCTTTATTCTCAGTGCAGTGTGCTGACAGATTCCATAAGGCACTCAGTACGCTTTTGAGGGTTGATTCCTatcaagaaacagaatatatGTCATCTAGTTAAGAGCTGTAACTATAACTCTTAGAACTTCTATGCTTACTTCTATAGAGAaagctctcttttttttaaacatccccTGGTAAAGCACTAGGAACGCCTCACTTAAAAAAACTTTCATAAAATACCAAACAGAACTTAAGACAGTGATATCCCCATGAAACAAGCAGAACACAATATTAAAACAATGACCATCACATTCATCTAAACAATGAACGTGAAATGTTTAGATGGTACACACTTATCTCAAGGAAGTTCatattagaaaatgaaacaactgatctGCATTCTGAAAAGATAACATTTTCAGGATACTATAAACTAGAAAAAACCCTCTCTATgctgatttgaaaagatattcagACCTATCATTAAATGAAAAGAGCACGTTGCAGAGATGTATGTACAATATTGTTTGTATAAAAACACACATCCATATTTATGTGTGGTTGATGCAAAAGTAACAATTTATTAAAatggaagaatactggaaatacTCCAATTTCTTAAAATCCTCAAAGAAACAAAGTCATTATAAAAAGGAGAACTCCCTGATGTACAGTATCACAGTAAACTGTCAATTTATAACTGCCAGAGAAGACACTTTGAGTATACAATTAAGGATGTTTGGTTAAAACTTGCCATGCTCCTGACATCACTCTTCTTACTAAAAATCAATCAGGGAACAGACGAACATTCATTAGAAACCTACTCTGTGCCTATCACAGTTACAGGTACTCTAGATGATACAAACAGAGCAACTGACACTTGCTTTGAAGGTACTGtttactttgggggaaaaaagtaacaCTATACTTAAAATCAAGGGCTCTAATGAAAAGATTACTGCCATGGAAACTtaagtcaaataaatgaaataatttttgggGGAGAGCAGCTCTGCAGATAAAAAGACATGTACCTTCAGAGGAGGCAGGGGAAGTAGAATGAGTAAAGGCATGGAAGTGGGAATAAGCAAGGGAAGAGTAAATAAcagaaagaagacacagaagaagtCAAATCCACGTTGGGACAGTATGGGAAGTAAGGTCAGACAGGGAAAAGACGGCCCTGAATGTCATGGCAAACATTTTGGGCTCAGCCCAATCAAGAACCATTGTATTCTCTTCTTCAggatattaaatgaataaaatagatacTATTTACCATGAGGCAGAGAAGAAATGCATTCACCACTGAAGATGTGAAAAGGACAATAGCTCAATGTTAATTATAATGTGATTGAGGAAATGGGACAAAGTATCTTGAGATCAGAAAAAATGGCAACAGTTTAGAGGAGTGAGCTAAACTTACAACTGACCTAGAGATGAGAGTTTAAGGTAGGAAAACAGAAGTTGCTCTCTTTGGGACTACATGTAGGGGCCAAGGGTTTTGTTTCAAAGGAGCTTTATAGTTAGAGGAGACAAGATGAAACAATTAGATGTTGGAAGTATAGGTGGTAAAAACAAAGGGAGGAGATTCAGTAAGGTATGCGATCAAAAGGTATCAAATACAGGTACAGGTAGAAAAGTGATGCCCTAGTTAAGCTATAAATCTAGATTTTTGTTGGCAGCAAATTTACAAAGGACTGAGGAAGATGTGGCCAGttaagaaatgaaggaaatgacTACTAGACTGCTTGTTCAGGGCTTTGGTTGTTACAGGAGACTCTCTGAAGAAGTTGGAAGtagcaatgaaaatgaacatttttgtttttattttcaaaacatcgGGCTTCTTACAGATAAGTGACACATTAAAAAAGCCTCCTTCTCTACAAGCAGTAGAGAAAGTATGTAGGGCCAGAGTAACGGACGAGCAGTTCTGAGTAAACAGCAATGCCCAGAGCACAGGGCGCaggtggaggaagaggaagcGCCAGTGCATGGGGTGAAAAGGACGCAGGACCTGGGGAATATGGAAGGTAGCTTTGGTTCTTGTGGCTGTGAGGAGTAAATAAAGTTGAGAATGAAGAGATGAcaagttaaaaagagaaagaatgttcATATTGGCTGTTGCACTGAATgtagaaaaagatggaaaaaataaaatctaataccATTAACCAGAGCAAGACCAAGTCAGAACTGGATATTATAACTTTCTGATGGGCTAGTTTTTCCAAGATTgggcttacattaaaaaaaaaaaatttttttttaaaattagttttgtttagttgctcagtcgtgtccgactctttgcaatcccatggattgtacactatcaggctcctccatccacaggattttccaggcaagagtactggagtgggttgccatttccttctccagaggatcttcctgacccagggatcgaacccgggtctcccacatcgtagacagacactttactgtctgagccactagggaagtccaaatttaattttttaaattaatttattttaattggaggctaattactttacactattgtagtggtttctgccatacattgacatgaatcagccatgggtgtacatgcgttccccatcctgaacccccctcagacctccctccccatcccatccctcagggtcaccccagtgcaccagccctgagcaccctgtctcatgcatcgagcctggactggcaatctgtttcacagatgataatatacatgtttcaatgctattctctcaaatcatcccaccctcgccttctcccacagattccaaaagtctgttcttcacatgtgtctctttggctgtctcgcatatagggtcatcgttaccatctttctaaattccatatatatgagttaacatactgtattggtgtttttctttctgacttacttcactctgtataataggctccagtttcatccacctcattagaactgattcaaatgcattctttttaatagctgagtaatattccactgtgtgtatgtaccacagctttcttatccattcgtctcccaatggacatctaggttgcttccatgtcctggttattataaacagtgctgtgatgaacattggggtacaagtgtctctttcaattctggtttccccGGTGTGGGcttacattaaaaatttatagatgaatttttcttaaaaaactggaaatagaactgccatatgacccagcaataccacttctgggcatacacactgaggaaaccagatctgaaagagacacatgcaccccaatgttcattgcagcactgtttataatagccaggacatggaagcaacctagatgcccatcagcagacaaatggataaggaagctgtggtacatacaccatggaatattactcagccgttaaaaagaattcatttgaatcagttctaatgagatggatgaaactggagcccattatacagaaatgaagtaagccagaaagataaagaacattacagcatactaacacatatatatggaatttagaaagatggtaatgataaccctatatgcaaaaacagaaaaagagacacagatgtatagaacagacttttggactctgtgggagaaggcgagggtgggatgtttcgagagaacagcgtgtatactatctatggtgaaacagatcaccagcccaggttggatgcatgagacaagtgctcgggcctggtgcactgggaagacccagaggaatcgggtggagagggaggtgggaggggggatcgggatggggaatacatgtaactccatggctgattcatgtcaatgtatgacaaaacccactgcaatgttgtgaagtaattagcctccaactaataaaaagaaaaaaaaaatttat
The Cervus canadensis isolate Bull #8, Minnesota chromosome 6, ASM1932006v1, whole genome shotgun sequence genome window above contains:
- the APC gene encoding adenomatous polyposis coli protein isoform X6, encoding MYTPVCSSAVAALPTSVPPCAVGSRSSGGGRGCVRQERKRPGCVRASVRGASVWQEVLKQLQGSIEDEAMASSGQIDLLERLKELNLDSSNFPGVKLRSKMSLRSYGSREGSVSSRSGECSPVPMGSFPRRGFVNGSRENTGYLEELEKERSLLLADLDKEEKEKDWYYAQLQNLTKRIDSLPLTENFSLQTDMTRRQLEYEARQIRVAMEEQLGTCQDMEKRAQRRITRIQQIEKDILRIRQLLQSQATEAERSSQSKHEPGSHEAERQNEGQGVAEINMATSGSGQGSTTRIDHETASVLSSSSTHSAPRRLTSHLGTKIRAYCETCWEWQEAHEQGMDQDKNPMPAPVEHQICPAVCVLMKLSFDEEHRHAMNELGGLQAIAELLQVDCEMYGLTNDHYSITLRRYAGMALTNLTFGDVANKATLCSMKGCMRALVAQLKSESEDLQQVIASVLRNLSWRADVNSKKTLREVGSVKALMECALEVKKESTLKSVLSALWNLSAHCTENKADICAVGGALAFLVGTLTYRSQTNTLAIIESGGGILRNVSSLIATNEDHRQILRENNCLQTLLQHLKSHSLTIVSNACGTLWNLSARNPKDQEALWDMGAVSMLKNLIHSKHKMIAMGSAAALRNLMANRPAKYKDANIMSPGSSLPSLHVRKQKALEAELDAQHLSETFDNIDNLSPKASHRSKQRHKQNLYGDYVFDSNRHDDNRSDNFNTGNMTVLSPYLNTTVLPSSSSSRGSLDSSRSEKDRSLERERGISLGNYHPATENPGTSSKRGLQISTTAAQIAKVMEEVSAIHTSQEDRSSGSTTELHCGTDERNALRRSSTAHTHANTYSFTKSENSNRTCPIPYAKVEYKRSSNDSLNSVSSSDGYGKRGQMKPSIESYSEDDESKFCSYGQYPADLAHKIHSANHMDDNDGELDTPINYSLKYSDEQLNSGRQSPSQNERWARPKHILEDEIKPNEQRQSRSQSTAYPVYPESTDDKHLKFQPHFGQQECVSPYRSRAANGSEPNRVGSNHGISQNVNQSLCQEDDYEDDKPTNYSERYSEEGQHEEEERPTNYSIKYSEEKHHVDQPIDYSLKYTTDIPSSQKPAFSFSKNSSGQSTKTEHISSSSENTSTPSSNAKRQNQLHPSSAQSRSSQTPKATSSSCKVPSINQETIQTYCVEDTPICFSRCSSLSSLSSAEDEIGCDQTTQEADPANSLQIAEIKDNSGPRPNEDSVSKVPAVSQHVRTKSSRLQASGLSSESARHKAVEFSSGAKSPSKSGAQTPKSPPEHYVQETPLMFSRCTSVSSLDSFESRSIASSVQSEPCSGMVSGIISPSDLPDSPGQTMPPSRSKTPPPPPPPPQTVQTKQEVPKTKAPSAEKRESGPKQAAVNAAVQRVQVLPDADTLLHFATESTPDGFSCSSSLSALSLDEPFIQKDVELRIMPPVQENDNGNETESEQPEESNENQEKEAEKPTDSEKDILDESDDDDIEILEECIISAMPTKSSRKAKKPAQTTSKLPPPVARKPSQLPVYKLLPSQNRLQAQKHVSFTPGDDMPRVYCVEGTPINFSTATSLSDLTIESPPNELAAGEGVRAGAQSSEFEKRDTIPTEGRSTDEAQRGKASSVTVPELDDNKTEEGDILAECINSAMPKGKSHKPFRVKKIMDQVQQASMSSSGTNKNQLDGKTKKPTSPVKPIPQNTEYRTRVRKNTDSKNNLNAERNFSENKDSKKQHLKNNSKDFNDKLPNNEDRVRGSFTFDSPHHYTPIEGTPYCFSRNDSLSSLDFDDDDVDLSREKAELRKGKENKESEAKVTNHTELTSNQQSANKTPAVTKQPINRGQSKSVLQKQSTFPQSSKDIPDRGAATDEKLQNFAIENTPVCFSRNSSLSSLSDIDQENNNNKENEPIKETEPPDSQGEASKPQASGYAPKSFHVEDTPVCFSRNSSLSSLSIDSEDDLLQECISSAMPKKKKPSRLKADNEKHSPRNMGGILAEDLTLDLKDIQRPDSEHGLSPDSENFDWKAIQEGANSIVSSLHQAAAAACLSRQASSDSDSILSLKSGISLGSPFHLTPDQEEKPFTSNKGPRILKPGEKSTLETKKLESENKGIKGGKKVYKSLITGKVRSNSEISSQMKQPLQTNMPAISRGRTMIHIPGVRNSSSSTSPVSKKGPPLKTPASKSPSEGQAATTSPRGTKPSVKSELSPVTRQASQTAGSNKGPSRSGSRDSTPSRPAQQPLSRPMQSPGRNSISPGRNGISPPNKLSQLPRTSSPSTASTKSSGSGKMSYTSPGRQMSQQNLTKQTGLSKNGSGIPRSESASKGLNQMSNSNGSNKKVELSRMSSTKSSGSESDRSERPVLVRQSTFIKEAPSPTLRRKLEESASFESLSPSSRPDSPTRSQAHTPVLSPSLPDMSLSTHSSVQSGGWRKLPPNLSPTIEYNDGRPVKRHDIARSHSESPSRLPINRSGTWKREHSKHSSSLPRVSTWRRTGSSSSILSASSESSEKAKSEDEKHVNSISGSKQTKENQVSTKGTWRKIKESEISPTSSTSQTTSSGATNGAESKTLIYQMAPAVSKTEDVWVRIEDCPINNPRSGRSPTGNTPPVIDTVSEKGNPNPKDSKDNQGKQNVSNGSAPIRTMGLENRLNSFIQVDPPDQKGTEAKPGQSNNPVPASETNESSIAERTPFSSSSSSKHSSPSGTVAARVSPFNYNPSPRKSSADGTSARPSQIPTPVSNTTKKRDSKPDSAEPGGTQSPKRHSGSYLVTSV